The stretch of DNA TTAGTTTAGTAGTAGCTGATATGATGATGCCCTCTATGGATGGTTCATTAACAATCCGTACATTACAAAAAATTAATCCCCACGTCAGAATAATTGCAGTTAGTGGACTAGAATCCAACGCTAAAATTGCTGAACAGGCGGGTTCGAGTGTAAAAAGCTTTTTGTTGAAACCTTACTCTGGTCAGGAATTATTAAAAACTGTCCATCAGGTGATGTCAATAGCACAGTAATTTTGTCAATATGTTTGGGGTTTATTTATTGTTTCTACCAATATTTTTGAGATAAAAGGACATTAGTTTCAACCTCAAATTGCCATGTCTGGGGAAATTCAGTTTGTTTATATTCAAATCGAACATCATTCAGCGCATTAGCATAAACTTTAGCTAATATTTCTGCCAGATAAGATTTGAGGCTGGGAGAATCTTCTAATAAATCTTGAATTTGCCGCCGTTGTTCGATTATCGTTAGTTCCCACCCATTAAAATTTTCAGGACTATTGACATACATTCGCTCTTTGAATATGAGCAAACAGTACAGTCAAGCGATTTTTTAATTCACGGCGATCGCTTCTTCCCAAACTTTCTATTTCCTCAATCAAATTCTCGAAATCTAGATGATCGAGATCCCGCTTTTTAAGTTTATTCGCAGTATCTTCACACCATGCCACAAAATCTTGTTCGTAAAGAATATCAGATTTTTTCATAGTTAATTCAATGACAACTCGGATTCTTTATCAAAACTAACACCTTCATACAAGAGTTCAATCGGACACTCAAACTTAAGGCTTTTTAATGCGATCGCATCCCCTTCTGTGTACGCATAGTAATGCCACATTTTACCTTCCCCTCGCTGATAAACCTCAACAGCTATTTCTTCTGAATCTACTAAAACATACTCTTGTAAACTGGGAATTTGGCGATAATATTTGAGTTTTTTATTGTGGTCGTAAGAAGCGGTACTAGGAGAAAGCACTTTAATAATAACTTTAGGATGTTGAATAAAGTTGCGAGATTTCAAATCTTCTGGTTCACAACTAACCACTAAATCTGGATAGAAATAACGACTGTTTTTACTAGCCTGAACTTTTACATTTGATACATTAACTCGACAGCCTCTCTGACGCAAATGAGGTCTTAGTGCAGTATAGAAGTTAAGGGCAATATCATTATGAGGAATACTACCCCCTGTCATCGCTAAAATCTCGCCGTCAACATATTCATGGCGAAGTTCCTGCTTGGCTTCCCATTCTAGGTATTCTTCAGCCGTCATTTTTTGAGGGTATTGAGGCTCGGCAATCATAATCTTTTCCTGAAACTATAATTCTTGTAGAGATGTAATATGGTACGTCTCTACATTCATTTTTGCACAGGTCTATTGCTCCCTTCCCACCAGAAGAATACCTATTTGAAAAACCGCCAAAACGCCAAGGACACCAAGGAAGAAGAAGAATATGATCGGTAATCTTTTAGTGGGTAGGGAGTGACATCAAGCCTTACCACTTCCCATCAAATAAAGCAACGCCATCCGCACAGCAACTCCATTTGTTACTTGCTGAGGAATTAAACTTAACTCCGGGTCATCTATTAAATCAGAACTAATTTCAACTCCCCTGTTAGCTGGACCAGGGTGTAAAATCCTAACACCAGGTTTGCATAACTTCAGGTGATCGCGCGTAATTCCATATCGCTGATGATACTCTCGTAAACTTGGTAACAAATGCTGCGTCATGCGTTCTTTTTGCAACCGCAACGTCATCACAAAATCAGCATCTTGCAAAGCAGGTTCAATTTCCCAATGTAAAAATAACTTCCCAAGTCGATTTGTACCAAAATTAGCAAATAATTGTGGTACTAAAGTTGGTGGCGCAGCTAAATGTACCTCAGCCCCACTTGCGGTTAAACTCCAAATATTAGATCGGGCAACCCGCGAGTGTAAAATGTCTCCAACAATGGCAATTTTTTTATCTGCAAGCAGTTCTAAATTAGGATTTGCAGCATTTAATACAGAACAGATAGTAAATAAATCTAATAATCCTTGAGATGGATGTTCATGTTGACCATCACCAGCATTTAATATCCCTACACGCACACCTAGTCGATCCATTTCCTGTGCGATCGCCTGCGGTACACCCGCTTCCTTATGGCGAATCACCATCATATCTGCACCCATCGCTAGATAGGTTTTTGCCGTATCCAAAATTGTTTCTCCCTTAGTTAAGGAAGATGTACTAGGCGCAAAATTAATCGTGTCAGCAGATAGGCGTTTAGCAGCCAATTCAAAACTACTACGAGTGCGGGTAGATGATTCAAAAAACAAATTAGCAACTACCTGTCCCTGCAACGTCGGCACCTTCTTCACCCGCCGCGATAGTACTTCCCGAAAACTAGCCGCAGTCTGCAACACTGTATTGTATTCCTCTGGGACAAAATCAGCTAGGGAAAGAATGTGGTGGCGCGTCCAGGTGCTAGTAGTCATATAGATAATTTATAAATCCAGTAACAAGTTACACCAATAAGGCGATTGAGAAAATTTTGCTTGAAAAGCATTTAAACCAATATATAAGAAAAAATCATTGTACTGATTTATTATTTATATAGGTTCTAAGTACACTTTTAATGCTTAAAAAGATAATCTAAAGAAAATGTCAAGAATTCATAACATTAGTAAAGTTTTTACTAATGTTGGGATTTTTAACCAAGGATTTTAGTTAATTTTTTATAAAAGAACGATTAATGTATAGTTGTTTATCTCCTAAATTGTAGTTTATTCCTGAGCAAGTATTAAATACTATTATTTAATCATAACTTAGTTTAATTTATCAAAAATTATTGCTTGGTTAGTGTTTTTTTGAGTAAAAACATCATATTTTTACAAATATTTTTTTAGTTCTGATATTGGTTTATTACTGTAATTTTTATGAAAAAAATTTTACCCAAAAAACGGAATACTTACACTTTTTTACCCAAAAATAGTTACAGAAAAGTTAAGTTGAAATGGGAAAATTACTGGTTCAAAATCGCAGGAAAATGGCGTTCCTGCCCTCTAACCTGCCCTATAGATAGACCTCATCACAAACATATCTTTTGGAGTTGGTTAGGTAGTTTTATAGCAATTGCTGTTACAGCCTACCTATCTGCAAAAACAAACTCTCCTTTAATTATGGCTCCCTTTGGTGCTAGTAGCGTATTAATATTTGGTGTACCTGATAGCCCTTTAGCACAACCGCGTAATTTTGTTGGTGGCAATTTACTAGCAGCTTTAGTTAGCTTAATTATTTTATATATATTCGGTTCAGAACCTTGGACAATGGGATTAGCAGTAGCAACCGTAATTGGTTTGATGCAGTTTACAGGAACTTTGCATCCTCCTTCTGGTGCGGTTGCTTTAGTAGTTATGATGACTAAACCTTCTTGGGAGTTTTTATTAACTCCAACGTTTGAAGGTTCTGTGCTTATATTATTATGCGCCGTAGTTTTTAATAATTTGGCAGAAGAAAGATCTTATCCCAAACACTGGTTATAGAATGTGATAAAAAGTAGGGACGTTGGCGGAAAAAACGTCGCTACAAAAGTAATGAATAAATAGTATATCAACAGCCAAGGCGGCTCTTGACAAATTGTTGTTAACATCTGCGTCATCTGCTCACATCTGCGATAAAAAAACAACTTCTAATCCAAAACCATAAATTTAATGCCCCAACACCTCTGGCGGTTGCTATAAATTACATTTTTGATCGCGCCACTATGTAAATCATAAAAATATTCAGTTTTTAAAATGAAAAACATTCAAAGCTAAAGAAATCATCGAAAGAAAAGTCAAGAAACCTACTGCATCCAATACAGTAGTTAGTAGTGGCCCACTAATTAAAGCTGGATCAAGATTTAATCGCTTCAAACCCATGGGTATTAAAGTTCCCAGCGTGGCAGCTACTAACACATTAATCGACATCACCATAGACGCGACTATTGCCA from Oculatellaceae cyanobacterium encodes:
- a CDS encoding DUF29 family protein; this translates as MYVNSPENFNGWELTIIEQRRQIQDLLEDSPSLKSYLAEILAKVYANALNDVRFEYKQTEFPQTWQFEVETNVLLSQKYW
- a CDS encoding DUF29 domain-containing protein; this encodes MKKSDILYEQDFVAWCEDTANKLKKRDLDHLDFENLIEEIESLGRSDRRELKNRLTVLFAHIQRANVCQ
- a CDS encoding Uma2 family endonuclease, which produces MIAEPQYPQKMTAEEYLEWEAKQELRHEYVDGEILAMTGGSIPHNDIALNFYTALRPHLRQRGCRVNVSNVKVQASKNSRYFYPDLVVSCEPEDLKSRNFIQHPKVIIKVLSPSTASYDHNKKLKYYRQIPSLQEYVLVDSEEIAVEVYQRGEGKMWHYYAYTEGDAIALKSLKFECPIELLYEGVSFDKESELSLN
- a CDS encoding aspartate carbamoyltransferase catalytic subunit translates to MTTSTWTRHHILSLADFVPEEYNTVLQTAASFREVLSRRVKKVPTLQGQVVANLFFESSTRTRSSFELAAKRLSADTINFAPSTSSLTKGETILDTAKTYLAMGADMMVIRHKEAGVPQAIAQEMDRLGVRVGILNAGDGQHEHPSQGLLDLFTICSVLNAANPNLELLADKKIAIVGDILHSRVARSNIWSLTASGAEVHLAAPPTLVPQLFANFGTNRLGKLFLHWEIEPALQDADFVMTLRLQKERMTQHLLPSLREYHQRYGITRDHLKLCKPGVRILHPGPANRGVEISSDLIDDPELSLIPQQVTNGVAVRMALLYLMGSGKA
- a CDS encoding HPP family protein; the encoded protein is MKKILPKKRNTYTFLPKNSYRKVKLKWENYWFKIAGKWRSCPLTCPIDRPHHKHIFWSWLGSFIAIAVTAYLSAKTNSPLIMAPFGASSVLIFGVPDSPLAQPRNFVGGNLLAALVSLIILYIFGSEPWTMGLAVATVIGLMQFTGTLHPPSGAVALVVMMTKPSWEFLLTPTFEGSVLILLCAVVFNNLAEERSYPKHWL